The following are from one region of the Nostoc cf. commune SO-36 genome:
- the serA gene encoding phosphoglycerate dehydrogenase, which translates to MSKVLVSDSIDQAGIDILSQVATVDVKLGLKPAQLLEIIGEYDALMIRSSTRVTQEIIEAGTQLKIIGRAGVGVDNVDVPAATRRGIVVVNSPEGNTIAAAEHALAMILALSRHIPDANASVKRGAWDRNSFVGAEVYKKTLGVVGLGKIGSHVAAVAKTMGMKLLAYDPFISTERAEQIGCQLVELDLLFQQADYITLHIPKTPETTHLINATTLAKMKPTARIINCARGGIIDEVALAAALKAGKIGGAALDVFESEPLGESELRSLGKEVILTPHLGASTAEAQVNVAIDVAEQIRDVLLGLPARSAVNIPGLGPDVLEELKPYMQLAETLGNLVGQLAGGRVEVLNIRLQGELATNKSQPLIVAALKGLLYQALRERVNYVNANIEAKERGIRVIETRDASIRDYAGTLHLEATGTLGTHSVTGALLGEREIHLTDVDGFPINVPPSKYMLFTLHRDMPGIIGKLGSLLGSFNVNIASMQVGRKIVRGDAVMALSIDDPLPEGILDEIIKVPGIRDAYTVTL; encoded by the coding sequence ATGTCTAAGGTTCTTGTCTCAGATTCTATTGACCAAGCTGGAATTGACATCCTTTCGCAAGTTGCAACCGTTGATGTCAAACTAGGTCTAAAACCAGCCCAACTGCTCGAAATTATTGGTGAGTATGACGCGCTGATGATTCGTTCTAGTACACGCGTCACTCAAGAAATCATTGAAGCCGGCACTCAGCTAAAAATCATCGGTCGTGCTGGTGTGGGTGTGGATAATGTGGATGTTCCCGCAGCCACCCGCAGGGGAATTGTGGTAGTCAATTCTCCAGAGGGAAATACAATTGCTGCGGCTGAACACGCGCTAGCGATGATTTTGGCTTTATCTCGCCACATTCCCGATGCTAACGCTTCGGTGAAACGCGGTGCGTGGGATCGCAATAGCTTTGTCGGCGCGGAAGTCTACAAAAAAACTCTCGGCGTTGTCGGTTTGGGTAAAATTGGCTCTCATGTTGCGGCTGTAGCTAAAACAATGGGGATGAAACTCCTAGCTTATGACCCTTTTATTTCTACAGAACGAGCCGAACAAATTGGCTGTCAGTTGGTGGAGCTAGATTTACTCTTCCAGCAAGCAGACTATATCACTCTACACATCCCGAAAACCCCAGAAACCACTCACTTAATCAATGCCACAACCTTGGCAAAGATGAAACCTACAGCCCGGATTATCAATTGCGCTCGTGGTGGGATCATTGATGAAGTAGCTTTAGCAGCAGCTTTGAAAGCGGGTAAAATCGGTGGTGCAGCCTTAGATGTGTTCGAGTCAGAACCACTGGGTGAATCTGAATTGCGATCGCTAGGCAAAGAAGTTATCCTCACCCCCCACTTGGGAGCCTCTACCGCAGAAGCTCAAGTGAATGTGGCTATTGATGTTGCCGAACAAATTCGGGATGTACTTTTAGGACTACCAGCACGTTCAGCCGTCAACATTCCCGGACTAGGCCCCGATGTGTTGGAAGAACTCAAACCCTATATGCAACTAGCAGAAACTCTAGGTAATCTGGTGGGACAGCTAGCTGGCGGACGGGTGGAAGTACTCAATATTCGACTACAAGGGGAACTCGCTACCAACAAAAGTCAACCTTTGATTGTCGCTGCTCTCAAAGGTTTACTTTACCAAGCTTTGCGAGAACGAGTGAATTACGTAAATGCCAACATAGAAGCTAAAGAACGGGGAATTAGGGTAATTGAAACCCGCGATGCTTCGATTCGAGACTATGCCGGCACACTACATCTAGAAGCTACGGGTACTTTAGGTACTCATTCTGTCACAGGCGCTTTGTTGGGTGAGCGAGAAATCCACCTCACCGACGTTGACGGTTTCCCCATTAACGTCCCACCCAGCAAATATATGTTGTTTACCCTGCACCGCGATATGCCGGGGATTATCGGCAAACTTGGTTCCCTACTCGGCAGTTTTAATGTGAATATTGCCAGTATGCAAGTAGGTCGTAAAATCGTCCGTGGTGATGCGGTAATGGCTCTGAGTATAGATGACCCTTTACCAGAGGGTATTTTGGATGAGATTATAAAAGTCCCTGGTATTCGGGATGCGTATACAGTAACACTTTAA
- a CDS encoding DUF4159 domain-containing protein translates to MRYRRQAQMRPQALVCMAQATHSDPECARNFFSLSYLLQAVEPLYPSLRGADEPGQVSLAENIQDYDILYLTGGQAISLNSLEFESLRNYLNLGGVLFVDAPTNANALIESTQALAQQLESPLRPLEELQRSHPLRTKPFLFAALPMVNQQQIKLLIGGGIILAIGDLATAWGLDRDLSLPRLTIRTAQELGINILHYAWKRRQLIGLQQEDNSGQW, encoded by the coding sequence TTGCGTTATCGCCGTCAAGCACAAATGCGTCCCCAAGCACTTGTTTGTATGGCACAGGCGACTCATAGCGATCCCGAATGTGCGCGTAATTTCTTCAGCCTTTCCTACTTATTACAAGCAGTAGAACCCCTATACCCCAGTTTGCGAGGTGCTGATGAACCAGGTCAGGTTTCTTTAGCAGAAAATATCCAAGACTATGACATCCTTTATCTCACAGGTGGACAAGCTATATCTTTAAATAGTCTCGAATTTGAATCCCTCAGAAATTATTTAAATTTAGGTGGTGTGCTTTTTGTTGATGCACCAACAAATGCTAATGCTCTAATTGAGAGTACTCAAGCCTTAGCACAACAGTTAGAGAGTCCTTTAAGACCTTTAGAAGAATTGCAACGGAGTCATCCTTTAAGGACAAAACCTTTCTTATTTGCTGCTTTGCCAATGGTTAATCAACAGCAAATTAAACTGTTAATTGGTGGAGGAATTATTTTAGCAATTGGAGATTTAGCAACGGCTTGGGGGCTGGATAGAGATTTGAGTTTACCCAGATTGACCATTCGTACAGCTCAGGAATTAGGTATTAATATTCTTCACTATGCTTGGAAGCGGCGACAATTAATAGGTTTGCAACAGGAAGATAATTCTGGGCAATGGTGA
- a CDS encoding Uma2 family endonuclease, with the protein MLEYNLPRYLPSAEELPDSDETPVDNELQELIPGLLKAILLILWSERMDWLFAIDMGIYYHPDKPPIVPDGFLSLGVERFYDEELRPSYVLWDENVVPIFVLEVVSQNYRKEYTTKLAEYEALGVLYYVIYSSRRRRKPHLEVHKLVNGKYELQEGNPVWLPEIGLGIGCERGNYCGVTREWMYWYDEQGERYLTPAEQIKQETQRAQQEAQRAQQEAQRAQQEAQRSQQEAQRAQQETQRAQQETQRAQQEAQRAEVAEQRVQQLTEQLKALGIDPDNLA; encoded by the coding sequence ATGTTAGAGTACAACTTGCCAAGGTATTTGCCCTCAGCCGAGGAACTACCAGACTCTGATGAAACGCCTGTGGATAACGAATTACAAGAATTAATACCAGGCTTGCTGAAGGCGATCCTGCTGATACTTTGGTCAGAACGCATGGATTGGCTCTTTGCCATAGATATGGGTATTTATTATCACCCCGATAAACCGCCCATTGTGCCAGATGGCTTTTTGAGCTTAGGGGTAGAGCGGTTTTATGATGAGGAACTGCGTCCAAGTTATGTGCTGTGGGATGAAAATGTTGTACCGATTTTCGTGCTAGAAGTAGTTTCCCAAAATTATCGCAAGGAATATACTACTAAATTGGCTGAATATGAGGCTTTAGGTGTACTTTATTACGTAATTTATTCCTCTCGTCGCCGCCGCAAACCGCATTTGGAAGTACATAAATTAGTTAATGGTAAGTATGAGTTGCAAGAGGGAAACCCTGTTTGGCTACCAGAAATTGGCTTAGGAATTGGTTGCGAAAGGGGAAATTATTGCGGTGTAACGCGAGAATGGATGTATTGGTATGATGAGCAAGGAGAACGATATCTCACGCCCGCAGAACAAATAAAACAAGAAACACAACGCGCTCAACAAGAAGCACAACGCGCTCAACAAGAAGCACAACGCGCTCAACAAGAAGCACAACGCTCTCAACAAGAAGCACAACGCGCTCAACAAGAAACACAACGCGCTCAACAAGAAACACAACGCGCTCAACAAGAAGCACAACGCGCTGAAGTTGCAGAACAAAGGGTGCAACAATTGACAGAACAATTAAAAGCGCTGGGAATAGATCCAGATAATCTGGCTTAA
- a CDS encoding DUF928 domain-containing protein, with product MKHRFWASYLLAALAFLPLEPVSTTQVLAIEPVDELAQAKPAYTQYMLLGYSETKRRNYRKALGYFQQAERLRPGDRYATSAIRNVTSYIQRGRNRIAFVPGRPGRVRSAGTRGSCFQVGQNIIPLTPTDKEAQRTTAERPTLFFYVPQTSTTVQALEFVLRDDDSIDPLYKGTFKPVGQNGIVSVDVPADQPSLQIGKEYKWTFSMICDPNNRDKDSYVEGTIVRSQDENLSLQLNQPNTDLDRAVLFATAGFWEDSLRTLANLRLQRPNDPEVQKYWEDLLNSVEIKEVVNKPLLPCCTVQK from the coding sequence ATGAAACATAGATTTTGGGCAAGCTATCTGCTTGCGGCTTTAGCATTTCTCCCCTTAGAGCCTGTAAGCACTACTCAGGTTTTGGCAATAGAGCCAGTTGATGAACTAGCACAAGCTAAACCTGCTTACACCCAATATATGCTCCTTGGCTATAGTGAAACCAAACGGAGAAACTATAGAAAAGCTTTAGGATATTTTCAGCAAGCAGAACGGCTACGTCCTGGAGATAGATACGCTACTTCTGCAATTAGAAATGTTACAAGTTACATCCAACGCGGTAGAAATCGTATTGCCTTTGTCCCAGGTAGACCTGGTAGGGTAAGATCAGCAGGAACACGGGGAAGTTGCTTTCAAGTTGGACAAAATATTATTCCCCTGACACCGACAGATAAGGAAGCTCAACGAACCACAGCAGAGCGTCCCACATTATTTTTCTATGTTCCTCAAACTTCTACAACAGTGCAAGCACTAGAATTTGTTTTGCGGGATGATGATAGTATTGACCCATTGTATAAGGGAACTTTCAAACCTGTTGGGCAGAATGGTATTGTTAGTGTAGATGTACCTGCCGATCAGCCATCTCTGCAAATTGGTAAAGAGTATAAATGGACTTTTTCGATGATTTGTGATCCGAATAACCGCGATAAAGACTCGTATGTAGAAGGTACAATAGTGCGATCGCAAGACGAAAACCTCTCTCTTCAATTAAACCAACCAAACACAGACTTGGATCGTGCAGTTCTATTTGCAACTGCTGGATTTTGGGAAGATTCTCTCAGAACTCTAGCTAATTTACGCCTCCAGCGTCCTAACGATCCCGAAGTTCAGAAATATTGGGAAGATTTGTTGAATTCAGTAGAGATAAAAGAAGTTGTAAACAAGCCTTTATTGCCCTGTTGTACTGTTCAAAAATAA
- a CDS encoding phage tail protein: MPILYREVDFIGRIHENTLSKLFKPIVNSYNVMWANLDPLTAPQALLPFMAHWVAWQVDSVWDLQQQRRLIRRAVELYRWRGTRKGLRLYLHLYTGLPLDEHLTNEADKHISITEPFGPSFIIGDAQLGNAVLAGGQPYHFIVRLRSNISSGIINEQLIQRIIEQEKPAFCTYELSIENPPN, from the coding sequence TTGCCAATTTTGTATCGGGAAGTAGACTTTATTGGTCGCATTCATGAAAATACTTTGAGCAAGCTTTTCAAGCCAATAGTTAATAGTTACAACGTCATGTGGGCAAACCTCGATCCTTTGACAGCACCACAAGCATTACTACCCTTTATGGCTCATTGGGTTGCTTGGCAAGTAGATTCTGTTTGGGATCTCCAACAACAACGGCGTTTAATCCGCCGTGCCGTAGAACTTTATCGCTGGCGAGGAACTCGTAAAGGATTGCGTCTCTACTTACATCTTTATACTGGTTTACCGCTAGACGAACATTTAACGAATGAAGCTGATAAACATATTAGTATTACAGAACCTTTTGGCCCAAGTTTTATTATAGGAGATGCACAATTAGGGAATGCAGTTTTAGCAGGTGGGCAACCATATCATTTTATAGTGCGTTTGCGTTCAAATATTTCTAGTGGCATCATCAATGAGCAACTCATCCAAAGAATTATAGAACAAGAAAAACCTGCTTTTTGCACTTATGAATTATCTATCGAAAATCCCCCGAATTAA